The sequence ATTTACCTCAATATCGGCCTTCTCGCTTTTTTCCACATGTGCAATACTGAGATATATCATATAATATCATGCAAGAATATTCATGCAACTGATTGCTGAGCATTATATAATATGATAGCCAATCTATAATGTGAAAGCTGCAAGAATTGTCAGAGTAAAGGAACCATTAGAGATACAAACACTTGAGACTCCAAAACCAAGAGGCTCACAAGTTTTGATTAAAGTTCAATCAGCAGGTGTCTGCCACAGTGATATTCATCTTTGGGAAGGTGGATATGATGGACCTGCAGGCTCATTCATGAAAACAACTGACAGGGGTGTAAAATATCCATTAACTCCAGGCCACGAAGTTGCCGGAGTGATAGAAAGCATGGGTGAAGAGGTAGAAGGATTCACCAAAAATGAGAAGGTTCTGGTTTTTCCATGGATAGGAGAAGGTCTCTGCCCTGCCTGTAGAATAGGAGAAGAGAACCTTTGCGACAAGCCCAGATCTATAGGAGTATATCATGACGGAGGTTATGCTGAATATTTGCTGGTTCCAAGTTACAAGTATCTTATAAAACTCGGTGACATGGATACTGACACTAGTGCAACGCTATCATGTGCTGCACTTACTGCCTACGGAGCGGTAAAAAATACACATCTAAGACCGGCAGATAATGTCATTATTGTTGGAGCCGGAGGTCTGGGCTTGATGGCAATTCAGCTTGCAAAGGCAGTAACTGGTGCAAGAATAATTTCAATGGATATTGATGATGAAAAACTAAAAGTCGCAAAACAAAATGGTGCAGATTTTACAATAAATTCCAGAAACCAAGATGTGACAAAATCCATAATGGAGCTGACAGACAACCTCGGAGTTGATGCCATCATAGATTTTGTCAATGCCAGCAAAACTGTCGAAACCGATATGCAAATACTTCGACGAAGAGCACGAATCGTACTTGTAGGGCTCTTTGGTGGTGCACTGCAATTAAACCTCGTTACAATGCCAACCAGAGCGTACAAAATAATTGGATCATATACAGGCTCATTGACTGATATGATTGAGTTGGTCTCTCTTGCCAAACGAAGAATCATCAAGCCAGTGGTTTCAAATAAATTCAATCTTGACCAGGCAACTGAAGCATTGACAATGCTAAAGGAAGGTAAAATCGTGGGTCGAGGAATAATCAATCCTTGATTGGATCATATGGATTATTTAGAACTCGTTATAGTCGGCATCCTTACATCCATACTAGTCATTTCTTTATGGCAGTTCTCAACAGTAAAAAAAGAAATACGCATTCAAACTCAACAGCAGACATATGCAAAGATAGTTGAGGCACGACTCAACCTTGAAAAAACCGAGACATTTACCAAAATGGCAAAAGAAAGCAGGGTGTTTGCAGACCGTTTTTCCACAGTAGATAATCCTGACGAGTATTACATGGCAGTGGCATTTCTTGATTTATTTGAATTTCTGCATCTCATGAACAAAACAAAGACGATAGAACCTGGGCTATGGTTGCGATGGCAAGAACTAATAAAAACAATGATGACCATACCCAAGTTCAAAAAAGTGTGGGAAAAAACAAAAGAAGTACACATGAAGGACTTTGTGGATTTTATTGATTCTCCATAATTGTAATGTCAAACGGGCCACCCATGTTCTTAAGCTAAATGATATGCATGCAACAGTTCCATTACATCATTCTCAAATTGGCAAAGGAATGCTAGAAGAAATTATTGCAGAGTTCGGAATAAACATAAATGAATTCAAAAAAGATTTGAATTCCAGAATATTGCAATTACAAATTGATCAGAAAGGATGTGTCAAACAGGTAATGATGGAATCTTTTAGGTCATACCACATAATCCCAAAGACTCACATTAAAAATGTCTACC comes from Candidatus Nitrosotalea sinensis and encodes:
- a CDS encoding alcohol dehydrogenase — encoded protein: MKAARIVRVKEPLEIQTLETPKPRGSQVLIKVQSAGVCHSDIHLWEGGYDGPAGSFMKTTDRGVKYPLTPGHEVAGVIESMGEEVEGFTKNEKVLVFPWIGEGLCPACRIGEENLCDKPRSIGVYHDGGYAEYLLVPSYKYLIKLGDMDTDTSATLSCAALTAYGAVKNTHLRPADNVIIVGAGGLGLMAIQLAKAVTGARIISMDIDDEKLKVAKQNGADFTINSRNQDVTKSIMELTDNLGVDAIIDFVNASKTVETDMQILRRRARIVLVGLFGGALQLNLVTMPTRAYKIIGSYTGSLTDMIELVSLAKRRIIKPVVSNKFNLDQATEALTMLKEGKIVGRGIINP